From Gemmatimonadota bacterium, a single genomic window includes:
- a CDS encoding fumarate reductase subunit D, translating to MRRSREPIIWALFGGGGMASALFLPALILVLFIALPLGWVEGAAFGDLQALVRHPLTRLGLLVFVSLCWFHWAHRFRYTLYDGLQLGHLNQLIAVLTYGIATVGTVVGAYLLWGVG from the coding sequence ATGCGGCGGTCCAGGGAGCCCATCATCTGGGCACTGTTCGGTGGTGGGGGGATGGCCTCGGCGCTCTTTCTTCCGGCGCTGATTCTGGTGCTGTTCATTGCCTTGCCCCTCGGGTGGGTAGAGGGAGCCGCCTTTGGGGATCTTCAAGCGCTGGTGAGACACCCGCTGACGCGGCTGGGCCTGTTGGTTTTTGTCTCGCTGTGCTGGTTCCACTGGGCGCACCGGTTCCGGTACACGCTCTACGACGGTCTTCAGCTCGGCCATCTCAACCAGCTCATCGCGGTGCTGACCTACGGGATCGCGACGGTGGGGACAGTCGTCGGCGCGTACCTGCTTTGGGGGGTTGGTTAG
- a CDS encoding fumarate reductase subunit C, with amino-acid sequence MNPEYRPYHPKWYRSKVPIFWWLHKRSYTAFIGRELTSVFVAYSAVLLVVLVLALDRGEGAYLEVMDWLSRPAVLAAHVLVLFVVLFHTITWLNLAPMAIVAKIGGRRVPASAVLLGHYAAWVVCTGFVAWVLIWR; translated from the coding sequence GTGAACCCCGAGTACCGGCCGTACCATCCCAAGTGGTACCGGAGCAAGGTTCCGATCTTCTGGTGGCTACACAAGCGATCGTATACGGCGTTCATCGGCCGCGAGCTGACGAGCGTATTCGTCGCCTACTCGGCCGTCCTGCTAGTGGTGCTCGTGCTCGCGTTGGATCGAGGAGAAGGCGCATATTTGGAAGTCATGGACTGGCTTTCGCGCCCCGCCGTCCTCGCGGCTCATGTGCTCGTGCTCTTCGTTGTGCTCTTCCACACGATTACCTGGCTCAACCTGGCCCCCATGGCGATCGTCGCGAAGATCGGAGGTCGGAGAGTGCCTGCCTCGGCTGTGCTGCTCGGCCATTACGCGGCGTGGGTCGTGTGCACTGGTTTCGTGGCCTGGGTCCTGATCTGGAGGTAG